Proteins encoded by one window of Polyodon spathula isolate WHYD16114869_AA chromosome 16, ASM1765450v1, whole genome shotgun sequence:
- the LOC121328684 gene encoding chymotrypsin-like elastase family member 2A, translating to MMKFVVLAFLVAGAYSCGVPAISPDIARVVGGVDARPNSWPWQISLQYSKDGNWYHTCGGTLIATNWVLTAAHCISKTKTYRVELGKYNLKEAEAGSIAIPAAEIIVHEKWNSLFILNDIALVKLKEHVALSDSIQPACLPIEGQLLAHNNPCYITGWGRLYIVTNGPLADNLQQALLPVVDHATCTLPDWWGGMVKEKMLCAGGDGEVSGCQGDSGGPLNCQRSDAAWVVHGIVSFGSGWSCNYPKKPTVFTRVSAYTDWINTKIVNI from the exons ATGATGAAGTTTGTGGTCCTCGCTTTTCTGGTGGCTGGTG CTTACAGCTGTGGGGTGCCTGCCATTTCCCCAGACATCGCAAGAGTGGTAGGGGGTGTTGACGCCCGCCCAAACAGCTGGCCGTGGCAG ATCTCTCTCCAGTACAGCAAGGATGGAAACTGGTATCACACCTGTGGAGGAACTCTGATTGCTACCAACTGGGTCCTGACTGCTGCCCATTGCATCAG caAAACCAAAACCTACAGAGTGGAACTTGGCAAGTACAACCTCAAGGAGGCTGAAGCCGGCTCCATCGCTATTCCAGCTGCTGAAATCATCGTTCACGAGAAATGGAACTCCCTATTCATCCT GAATGACATTGCTCTGGTGAAGCTCAAGGAACATGTTGCCCTGAGTGACTCAATCCAGCCTGCTTGTCTTCCCATTGAGGGCCAGTTGCTTGCGCATAACAACCCCTGCTACATCACCGGCTGGGGGCGCCTCTATATAGTAA CTAACGGCCCCCTGGCTGATAACCTGCAGCAGGCTCTTCTGCCCGTGGTGGACCACGCCACCTGCACTCTGCCTGATTGGTGGGGCGGGATGGTAAAAGAGAAGATGCTGTGCGCTGGAGGAGACGGAGAGGTGTCCGGCTGCCAG GGTGACTCTGGCGGACCCCTGAACTGCCAACGCTCTGATGCTGCTTGGGTAGTCCATGGAATAGTGAGCTTCGGGTCTGGCTGGAGCTGCAACTACCCCAAGAAACCCACGGTCTTCACCCGCGTCTCTGCTTACACTGACTGGATCAACACG AAAATAGTTAACATCTGA